From Saccharomyces kudriavzevii IFO 1802 strain IFO1802 genome assembly, chromosome: 13, a single genomic window includes:
- the TAF13 gene encoding Taf13p (similar to Saccharomyces cerevisiae TAF13 (YML098W); ancestral locus Anc_8.878) translates to MSRKLKKTNLFNKDVSSLLYAYGDVPQPLQATVQCLDELVSGYLVDVCTNAFHTAQNSQRNKLRLEDFKFALRNDPVKLGRAEELIATNKLITEAKKQFNETDNQNSLKRFRAEDEEGDEVDEDEYEQQITDDDDHTVRRNNAKQSTDSKATKGRKQGSKNLKKTKK, encoded by the coding sequence ATGTCAaggaagttgaaaaaaaccaatTTATTCAACAAGGACGTGAGCTCCTTGCTTTACGCTTACGGTGATGTGCCACAGCCGCTGCAAGCCACGGTGCAATGCTTAGATGAACTAGTATCGGGATATTTGGTGGATGTTTGTACCAATGCATTTCACACAGCTCAGAACTCTCAGAGAAACAAACTTCGATTGGAGGATTTTAAGTTTGCCCTGCGAAACGACCCCGTGAAGCTTGGAAGAGCCGAAGAATTGATAGCCACCAATAAGTTAATCACGGAGGCTAAGAAGCAGTTTAATGAGACAGACAATCAGAATTCATTAAAAAGATTCAGAGCGGAGGACGAAGAAGGTGATGAGGTGGACGAAGATGAATATGAGCAACAAATAACGGACGACGACGATCATACAGTCCGTCGTAATAATGCTAAACAATCTACGGATTCGAAGGCGACAAAAGGTAGGAAGCAAGGGTCTAAGAATCtcaagaaaacgaaaaagtGA
- the SKDI13G0430 gene encoding putative asparagine synthase (similar to Saccharomyces cerevisiae YML096W; ancestral locus Anc_8.875), whose product MCGILLHYCPHKQLSEDELTEFPEGTDFGKTTCVNESSIFNRIIPYIAARGPNYSSLRVIKAHQTRWFSSVLSLRRPFTKQSINVDDRYHLQFNGELYNKEISDWDNDSLYIASLLRNLEDGRNVVDVIRSLEGEYAYTVYDVKSSIFYFGRDPIGKRSLSYSVTLNNELYVASVTGAVEGFQDCIGGVVYGFDTRTKLLNGKQRLRPPYEVTSRIDPEFESLSKISKNLYDVLHDSVKKRVESIHPAHIENSPIAILFSGGIDCSVIAALVCEVLLEHHYECGKPTIELLNVSFENPRTGLLPSGTPDRKLSISSAKIIQNLYPQIDIRLVEVDVPYEKYLKWRPYVIDLMYAKQTEMDLSIAIAFFFASRGEGFLKLPHGERKSYQRQGVVLLSGLGADELYGGYHKFANKAHHELVKELTRQINNIYERNLNRDDKVIAHNGVEVRYPFLDEYVINLSTLEIPINYKVNKLILRKVASLFLKLDEIAEEPKRAIQFGAKSAKMTKDGNKHGTDLLK is encoded by the coding sequence ATGTGTGGAATTTTATTGCATTATTGCCCACACAAGCAGTTATCAGAGGATGAGTTGACGGAATTCCCAGAAGGTACTGATTTTGGCAAAACTACATGTGTCAATGAATCGtccattttcaatagaATTATTCCGTACATCGCTGCAAGAGGCCCAAATTACTCGTCCCTTCGGGTCATTAAAGCCCACCAAACACGttggttttcttctgttttatCTTTAAGACGGCCCTTCACCAAGCAGAGCATAAATGTAGACGACAGATATCATCTACAATTCAATGGTGAGTTGTACAATAAAGAGATCTCCGATTGGGACAATGATAGTCTATATATTGCCTCGTTATTGCGGAATCTGGAAGACGGCAGGAACGTTGTTGATGTTATAAGATCATTGGAAGGCGAATATGCTTACACTGTGTATGATGTGAAGTCATcgatattttattttggtAGAGATCCCATCGGCAAGCGAAGTCTGTCCTACTCGGTCACCTTGAACAACGAACTATATGTAGCCAGTGTCACAGGGGCCGTTGAAGGGTTCCAAGATTGTATAGGTGGAGTTGTTTATGGGTTTGATACGCGAACTAAATTGTTAAACGGTAAACAGAGGTTACGTCCTCCATATGAAGTGACCTCAAGAATAGATCCCGAATTTGAGTCATTGTCAAAAATATCTAAAAATCTATACGATGTGCTACATGATtctgtaaaaaaaagagtagAGTCAATACATCCCGCGCATATTGAAAACTCTCCTATTGCGATACTATTTTCGGGTGGCATCGATTGTTCGGTAATAGCAGCGTTGGTTTGCGAAGTACTACTGGAACATCATTATGAATGTGGGAAGCCGACTATAGAACTGTTGAATGTATCGTTCGAAAATCCCAGAACAGGTCTTCTGCCCAGTGGCACACCCGACAGGAAACTGTCCATTAGCAGTGCGAAGATTATACAAAATTTATACCCGCAGATCGATATTAGGTTAGTTGAGGTCGACGTTCCTTATGAGAAGTATTTGAAATGGAGACCATATGTTATTGATTTGATGTATGCTAAACAGACAGAGATGGACTTGTCTATTGCtattgcctttttttttgcgtCAAGAGGTGAGGGCTTCTTGAAGTTGCCTCAtggtgaaagaaaatcataCCAGCGCCAGGGTGTAGTGCTACTTAGCGGATTGGGAGCAGATGAGCTGTATGGTGGATATCACAAGTTTGCCAATAAGGCTCACCATGAACTCGTGAAGGAACTTACGAGGCAGATAAACAATATTTATGAGCGCAATCTGAACCGCGATGATAAAGTAATTGCTCATAATGGGGTGGAGGTGAGGTATCCTTTTCTGGATGAATACGTGATAAATCTATCCACGCTTGAAATTCCTATCAATTACAAGGTCAACAAATTGATTCTCCGCAAAGTGGCTTCgctatttttgaaattggatGAAATAGCAGAGGAACCAAAGAGGGCTATCCAATTTGGCGCTAAGAGCGCTAAAATGACCAAAGATGGTAATAAACACGGAACAGACCTATTAAAGTGa
- the VPS9 gene encoding guanine nucleotide exchange factor VPS9 (similar to Saccharomyces cerevisiae VPS9 (YML097C); ancestral locus Anc_8.876): MAEDRKSEILKEFDPLNQFVSSENDDTVEDVMSKKDDANTQTVEETNMNISAQDMGDEEPFYDFQLFIKQLQTPEASPLVKYTKSFLRNFLAQRLLWTVTEEIKLINDFKMFIYDKFALYEPFKSLDSSKIRNAREGIEKLIMGKLYFRCFSPSLYDTLQKPLDDQHMRDLNDDNTLQEKIEHYRFISPVMLDIPDTMPTAKLNRFVHLASTELGKINRFKSPRDKMVCVLNASKVIFGLLKHTKLEQNGADSFIPVLIYCILKGQIQYLISNVNYIERFRSTEFLRGEEEYYLSSLQAAVNFIMNLSESSLTIENHKGFEEEYQENLKQVAKEKDEHHKQRKLDVPNELQSNGTLLKPLDEVTNIVISKFTELFSPVEEPTQEETLNSERSSKEEDVSLLIKKIEENERKETLKTLQNMFPDMEPSLIEDVCFAKKSRIGPCVDALLSLSE; this comes from the coding sequence ATGGCAGAGGATAGAAAGAGTGAAatattgaaagaattcGATCCTTTGAACCAATTCGTGTCttctgaaaatgatgacaCGGTTGAAGATGTGATGTCCAAAAAAGATGATGCAAACACACAGACGGTCGAAGAAACGAATATGAACATATCCGCTCAAGATATGGGAGATGAGGAGCCCTTTTATGACTTCCAGTTGTTTATTAAACAGCTTCAAACCCCTGAGGCAAGTCCTCTAGTCAAGTATACAAAATCGTTCTTACGAAACTTCTTGGCCCAAAGGCTTCTATGGACAGTcactgaagaaatcaaactTATCAATGACTTTAAAATGTTCATTTATGATAAATTCGCTTTGTATGAGCCATTCAAAAGTCTCGATAGTTCCAAAATCAGAAACGCCAGAGAAGGTATAGAAAAGCTAATAATGGGGAAGCTTTATTTCCGTTGTTTCTCGCCAAGTCTCTACGACACTCTGCAGAAGCCATTAGATGACCAACATATGAGGGATTTGAACGACGACAACACGTTACAGGAGAAAATTGAACATTATAGATTCATAAGTCCAGTCATGCTAGATATCCCCGACACCATGCCAACCGCCAAGCTAAATAGATTTGTCCATTTGGCAAGTACAGAACTGGGTAAGATAAATAGGTTTAAATCACCAAGAGACAAGATGGTTTGCGTTCTAAACGCAAGCAAAGTCATATTTGGCCTACTGAAACATACGAAGCTGGAACAAAACGGCGCTGATAGCTTCATACCCGTGCTAATCTACTGTATTTTGAAGGGACAAATACAATATCTAATCTCCAATGTGAACTACATTGAGAGGTTCAGATCAACAGAATTTTTGCGGGgcgaagaagaatattatCTGAGCAGCCTTCAAGCTGCAGTCAACTTTATTATGAATCTATCGGAATCTTCCCTGACTATCGAAAATCACAAGGGCTTTGAAGAGGAATACCAGGAGAACTTGAAACAAGTGGCCAAGGAGAAGGATGAACACcataaacaaagaaaattagaTGTGCCAAACGAGTTACAATCCAACGGCACTTTACTAAAGCCCTTAGATGAAGTGACCAATATAGTAATCTCCAAATTCACTGAACTATTCTCTCCTGTTGAAGAACCTACACAAGAAGAGACTTTAAACTCTGAACGAAGTAGTAAAGAAGAGGACGTTTCTCTattgatcaagaaaattgaagagaacGAGCGCAAGGAAACACTGAAGACTCTACAGAATATGTTTCCTGACATGGAGCCAAGCCTGATAGAGGATGTCTGTTTTGCTAAGAAATCACGTATCGGACCTTGTGTTGATGCCTTACTTTCCTTATCCGAGTAA